A part of candidate division KSB1 bacterium genomic DNA contains:
- a CDS encoding adenylosuccinate synthase, which produces MSVKIIVGAQWGDEGKGKIVDLLSEQVDIVARYQGGANAGHTIVIDGEQYILHLVPSGILHENTVCVIGNGVVIDPLALLEEIEFLKSKGISVDGRLWISHRAHLIMPYHKLLDQAKESKDAERKIGTTGRGIGPAYVDKVNRMGIRIVDLLDRDTLKNKLRTNIKEKNEILKKIYEEKEIDVDEIINEYLEFDKKIDPYIKDVSTFLNESLKDGKQILLEGAQGTLLDIDFGTYPYVTSSNPTSGGACAGVGIGPTKIESVLGVIKAYTTRVGMGPFPTEIGDEEDFDLRDLGGEYGATTGRPRRCGWFDAVIANFAVQVNGLDSFALTKLDVLDSLEEIKICVAYKYEGKTITTFPSEMRILENCEPVYESFPGWQQPTSEIRSYQDLPANAKSYLEAIRNLTQTGISIISVGSGREQTILMD; this is translated from the coding sequence AGCGAGCAGGTGGATATTGTGGCGCGATACCAGGGCGGAGCCAACGCCGGGCACACCATCGTTATTGATGGCGAGCAATATATTCTGCATCTCGTGCCCTCCGGTATTTTACACGAAAATACCGTGTGTGTCATCGGAAACGGTGTGGTTATCGACCCCCTCGCTTTGTTGGAGGAAATTGAGTTTTTAAAATCAAAAGGCATCTCGGTGGACGGCCGTTTGTGGATCAGTCACCGCGCACATTTGATTATGCCTTATCATAAACTCTTAGACCAGGCGAAAGAATCGAAAGACGCTGAGCGCAAAATCGGTACGACGGGCCGCGGCATCGGCCCCGCTTACGTCGATAAAGTCAATCGCATGGGAATCAGAATCGTCGATTTGCTGGACAGAGATACCTTGAAAAATAAACTGCGCACAAATATCAAAGAGAAGAACGAAATCCTGAAAAAAATTTATGAAGAAAAAGAGATAGACGTGGATGAAATTATCAATGAATATCTGGAGTTTGATAAGAAGATCGATCCCTACATCAAAGACGTCTCGACTTTTCTCAACGAGTCTCTCAAAGACGGCAAACAAATTTTGCTGGAAGGCGCGCAGGGTACTTTGCTCGATATCGATTTTGGCACCTACCCTTATGTCACCTCATCCAATCCTACCAGCGGCGGAGCCTGTGCAGGCGTCGGCATCGGCCCAACAAAAATAGAAAGTGTTTTAGGGGTCATTAAGGCCTACACAACCCGGGTCGGAATGGGGCCCTTCCCGACTGAGATCGGTGATGAAGAAGATTTTGACTTACGTGATTTAGGCGGCGAGTATGGCGCCACGACCGGTCGCCCTCGACGCTGTGGCTGGTTTGACGCGGTGATTGCGAACTTCGCGGTTCAGGTCAATGGCCTCGACTCTTTTGCCTTAACCAAACTCGATGTCCTGGACTCTCTGGAAGAAATTAAAATTTGTGTGGCTTACAAATACGAGGGGAAAACCATCACGACTTTTCCCAGTGAAATGCGCATTCTGGAAAACTGTGAGCCGGTTTATGAAAGCTTCCCCGGCTGGCAGCAGCCGACCTCCGAAATCCGTTCCTACCAGGATTTACCCGCCAACGCTAAATCCTACCTCGAAGCAATTCGGAATCTAACTCAAACGGGTATTTCGATTATTTCGGTAGGCTCGGGGAGAGAACAAACGATTTT